A genomic region of Vitreoscilla filiformis contains the following coding sequences:
- a CDS encoding superoxide dismutase family protein: MIPSLSLRPHVPALLLLLTSLAGCATLESTPQATTTLAPTRGHSTSGTVRWVQQGDHVVVTATVSGLRPGQEHGFHVHDKGDCSSGDGMSAGGHFNPTGTPHGPQHGPHHAGDLPALKADAQGRAEVTFHLEGVTLRPGPTSLIGRGLIVHVGPDDYTTQPTGNSGARIACGVIQAS, from the coding sequence GTGATCCCTTCGCTGTCGCTTCGCCCCCATGTACCGGCCCTGCTGCTGCTCCTGACTTCGCTGGCCGGTTGTGCCACGCTGGAGAGCACTCCGCAAGCCACCACCACCCTCGCACCGACACGGGGGCACAGCACCAGCGGCACAGTGCGCTGGGTGCAACAGGGGGATCATGTGGTGGTCACTGCCACGGTCAGTGGCCTGCGCCCGGGCCAGGAACATGGTTTTCACGTCCACGATAAGGGGGACTGCTCCAGCGGCGACGGCATGAGCGCAGGCGGCCACTTCAACCCCACAGGCACCCCCCACGGCCCACAGCATGGCCCACACCATGCCGGTGACCTGCCCGCCCTGAAAGCCGATGCCCAAGGCCGTGCCGAGGTGACGTTCCACCTTGAAGGTGTGACGCTGCGTCCGGGGCCCACCAGCCTCATCGGTCGCGGCCTCATCGTCCACGTTGGCCCGGACGACTACACCACCCAACCCACCGGCAACTCGGGCGCCCGCATCGCATGCGGTGTCATTCAGGCGAGTTGA
- a CDS encoding coiled-coil domain-containing protein, with translation MSGPTVVLVAVPPEPSLLLMSAAALMAGQTVYRAVQAVAASEAQAVALHERHTQDRQDHAQRWREADAQHLQALQAEYQAACQQWTRLCEVADAVGCSSPVSRPPDPAADAPASVWAAHVRALQTLTHAWAHRIAQHGAASSEDAAPLALLEAFEHPAQADLATALAAYAQRQSPELLAAVQRVLARVAHLAWPPALQALVQELALPLSPERAQALLVELRRQVQLLQEADIARAQAVVLAHTLKELGYELEDVGETLFVEGGVLHFGKPGWGDYLVRLRFDAQRRTANFNVIRAVNEGENERSVLDHLAEDRWCAEFPTLLAALEARGMPLQVVRRLSAGELPVQRVLRDRLPAWVRASEAADEAEGARAAPLQRPLN, from the coding sequence ATGAGTGGCCCGACTGTGGTGCTGGTGGCTGTTCCCCCTGAGCCGTCGTTGCTGTTGATGTCCGCTGCGGCGCTGATGGCGGGGCAAACCGTGTATCGGGCGGTGCAAGCCGTGGCGGCGTCCGAGGCGCAGGCGGTGGCGCTGCACGAGCGCCACACGCAAGACCGGCAAGACCATGCCCAGCGCTGGCGTGAGGCCGACGCACAGCATCTCCAGGCACTTCAGGCCGAATACCAAGCTGCATGCCAGCAATGGACTCGGCTGTGTGAGGTGGCGGATGCCGTGGGGTGTTCGTCCCCCGTGTCACGTCCCCCGGATCCAGCGGCTGACGCGCCCGCCTCTGTGTGGGCCGCCCACGTACGTGCCCTGCAAACGCTGACGCACGCGTGGGCGCACAGGATCGCGCAACACGGAGCGGCGTCTTCGGAAGATGCCGCACCGCTGGCCCTGTTGGAGGCGTTCGAGCATCCTGCCCAGGCCGATCTGGCGACTGCGCTGGCGGCTTATGCGCAGCGGCAATCGCCCGAGTTGTTGGCGGCGGTGCAACGGGTGTTGGCCCGGGTGGCGCATCTGGCGTGGCCGCCGGCGTTGCAGGCGTTGGTTCAGGAGCTGGCGTTGCCCCTTTCTCCGGAGCGGGCTCAGGCGCTGTTGGTGGAGTTGCGCCGCCAGGTTCAGTTGTTGCAAGAGGCCGACATCGCCCGAGCGCAAGCGGTGGTGCTGGCGCACACGCTCAAGGAGCTGGGCTACGAGCTGGAAGATGTGGGGGAGACGCTGTTTGTCGAAGGTGGCGTGCTGCACTTTGGCAAACCCGGTTGGGGGGATTACCTGGTGAGGCTGCGCTTCGATGCCCAGCGACGCACCGCGAACTTCAACGTCATCCGGGCCGTGAACGAAGGCGAGAACGAGCGCAGTGTGCTCGATCACCTGGCCGAAGACCGCTGGTGTGCCGAATTTCCTACGCTGCTGGCAGCGCTGGAAGCGCGAGGCATGCCGCTGCAAGTGGTGCGGCGCTTGTCCGCAGGTGAGTTGCCGGTGCAGCGTGTCCTGCGGGATCGA